The following are encoded together in the Primulina tabacum isolate GXHZ01 chromosome 18, ASM2559414v2, whole genome shotgun sequence genome:
- the LOC142533708 gene encoding nuclear pore complex protein NUP1 isoform X2, producing MATSSEDGVSAAAYGGVGAGGKFRKKPFRRAHLPTTPYDRPLTAGISNSYNGSSKNPGLFAKLVVDPASKLISYGARRFFSSVFRKRLPSPPPQAQEVNCPLSDELQVAVSDCGGGTSSLLLCGSADDGISELEQLLKQKTFSRSEIDHLTGLLQSRAAVESPSVGPKKSEGGAPDFERHQPFASSLSEECMQDEDRSLRVMSSPIINSRVIEDDMVPPAELAKAYMGHRPSKISPSNLGTRNQVRREDAGLLSNVPFASKSPNMSLNMTTSVGRGDPNNGFITPKSRGRSAIYNMARTPYSRVHPISIKKEIGSTNNFYGGLSIPSSSSSLVEQNEKIEAKSMTLKRRRSVLDDDPGSVGPMRRLRQKPYLLASKIPVIAHGVESGSDLALVTSKQKLPLVVEQKNRVSKIAGQNEDDSTPSASYACVSSKSTEVAARILQHLEKLTPMEKSSESKLAAVREKSTFRLTPSMLRGQALRSMEGVDSSKLLLAVQDDQKLEDRSDVALSHDRDSTFERTGKVENGDKETVIVSAMLNPAVKNEFLESSSIPGPSITADSAVKNSVAERPQTKRAFRMSAQEDFLELDDDEHSYGLATRPLAEGRGRPNAHTLGNKRSDNEEPKHLKTTSQPEAKLPVVSSKTTESSNPRAPMIETGNDGISLSLSERENVAIQSDVLSQSVISFEKANGTNDSVPWFRLGSQAVDNTPRLPSVSVNVKPESKSENSISLLEAVSTADGSKMETPESDQGVSLDPLKTRDANGKAHTATFVSNGPLISRAPAVSFTTTSSHDANQISTAISSPLTSSTSMASFSWIGASTNATSSTSIASFGFTGFGNSNTSTSNDNSFRSNAAVSVFNFGASVDPSSALLAPSTTTISEVSELKNKAEKEPNTGSSSAIQSAVTPFVAKNSGSGPSNSSANNFQGFLPATANKSSVSDFGLVSQSTSIPISASGSLPSLNMSGSMSLTTSLSHPQFNPNQSLGFSTSASSSETSMVKSGSGPTSSVGKFGANSTLSGDSAVSLNAPATPGIFGFGLGLSSSADPVSAVGSTNGVTPPVVSFGDDSVATSVTNNANSSSIGTSGIFNFGASSSASTPAALNIFGSTWESPKPLAFSSTFTTSSPSSVFSFGTSASTTAPANATSTVFSSQSGPSSSPIFPFSTSSPAFSLPSVSLNQPIFGNRPPSFTASPSSGDQMNAEDSMAEDPVQSSAPSIPIFGQPTISPPPAGFMFGSAAPPLSNPFQFSGQQNQIAPLNPSPFQASGSLEFNNGGSFSLGSGGADKSNRKFVKVNRNKNRKR from the exons ATGGCGACGTCGAGTGAAGACGGAGTCTCGGCCGCCGCATACGGCGGCGTTGGAGCAGGAGGTAAGTTCCGAAAGAAGCCCTTCCGCAGAGCACACCTCCCTACGACGCCTTACGATCGTCCCCTCACTGCGGGAATCAGCAATTCTTACAATGGTAGCAGTAAAAACCCTGGCTTGTTCGCGAAGCTCGTGGTGGATCCTGCCTCCAAGCTTATATCATATGGGGCCCGCCGCTTCTTCTCCTCGGTTTTTCGCAAACGCCTACCTTCGCCGCCTCCGCAGGCACAAG AGGTAAATTGTCCTTTGAGTGATGAGCTTCAGGTGGCAGTTTCTGAT TGCGGAGGTGGTACTAGCAGCCTGCTGTTGTGTGGTTCAGCTGATGATGGAATCTCTGAGCTCGAGCAATTGCTGAAGCAGAAGACTTTTAGCAG GTCTGAGATCGATCATCTGACAGGACTATTGCAATCAAGGGCTGCTGTAGAATCACCCAGTGTTGGTCCCAAAAAAAGTGAAGGAGGAGCACCAGATTTTGAAAGGCATCAACCATTTGCAAGTAGTCTGTCGGAAGAATGTATGCAGGACGAGGATAGATCGCTTAGGGTTATGTCATCTCCTATTATAAATTCAAGA GTCATTGAGGATGATATGGTGCCTCCAGCTGAACTTGCAAAAGCTTACATGGGCCATAGACCTTCTAAAATATCCCCATCAAACTTAGGGACTCGTAATCAAGTTCGTAGAGAAGATGCAGGATTGCTTTCTAATGTACCTTTCGCTTccaaatctcccaacatgtcaTTGAATATGACTACTTCTGTTGGCCGTGGTGATCCTAACAATGGTTTTATAACTCCAAAATCTCGAGGCAGATCGGCGATTTACAACATGGCGCGTACCCCATATTCTAGAGTTCATCCAATTTCCATTAAAAAG GAAATCGGATCGACCAACAATTTCTACGGTGGACTGTCAATAccctcatcatcttcttctctAGTCGagcaaaatgaaaaaattgaagcCAAGTCAATG ACCTTGAAACGCAGGAGGTCGGTCTTAGATGATGATCCTGGGTCTGTTGGTCCCATGCGGAGACTCAGGCAGAAACCTTATCTATTAGCTTCTAAAATTCCTGTGATTGCACATGGAGTGGAAAGTGGTTCTGATCTTGCACTGGTGACTTCAAAGCAAAAGCTTCCTTTAGTTGTTGAACAGAAAAATAGGGTCTCAAAAATTGCTGGGCAAAATGAGGATGACAGCACTCCAAGTGCCAGTTATGCTTGTGTCTCTTCCAAATCTACTGAGGTTGCTGCAAGAATTTTGCAGCATCTTGAAAAGTTGACTCCAATGGAAAAGTCATCTGAATCCAAGCTGGCTGCTGTGCGAGAGAAATCCACTTTTAGATTGACACCCAGTATGCTTCGTGGACAAGCTCTCAGGAGCATGGAGGGCGTGGATTCTTCGAAGTTGCTGCTGGCTGTTCAAGATGATCAAAAGTTGGAGGATAGGTCTGATGTCGCTTTATCTCATGACCGAGATTCTACTTTTGAAAGGACTGGAAAGGTTGAAAATGGTGATAAAGAAACTGTAATAGTCTCTGCCATGTTGAATCCTGCAGTGAAGAACGAATTTCTTGAGTCCTCTTCGATTCCTGGCCCCAGTATAACTGCTGATTCAGCAGTAAAAAATAGTGTAGCTGAACGTCCTCAAACTAAGAGAGCATTTAGGATGAGTGCACAAGAG GATTTTTTGGAGCTGGATGATGATGAACATTCTTATGGGCTTGCAACTAGACCTTTGGCAGAAGGGAGAGGACGGCCTAATGCACATACTCTCGGAAACAAACGCTCTGATAATGAAGAACCCAAACATTTGAAAACTACTAGTCAACCAGAAGCGAAGTTACCTGTTGTATCAAGCAAAACAACTGAAAGCAGTAATCCTAGAGCTCCCATGATTGAAACAGGAAATGATGGCATTTCTCTCTCTTTGTCAGAGAGAGAAAATGTAGCAATCCAATCAGATGTTCTTTCTCAGTCGGTCATTTCGTTTGAAAAAGCAAATGGAACTAATGATTCAGTTCCCTGGTTCAGATTGGGCTCTCAAGCTGTTGATAATACTCCTCGGTTGCCTTCGGTATCAGTCAATGTGAAACCAGAATCTAAGTCTGAGAACTCTATCAG CTTATTGGAGGCTGTTTCTACTGCTGATGGCTCTAAGATGGAAACACCCGAGTCTGATCAAGGTGTATCCCTTGATCCTTTAAAGACAAGAGATGCAAATGGAAAGGCTCATACTGCGACATTTGTATCAAATGGGCCCCTTATTTCTAGGGCTCCTGCAGTGTCATTTACCACAACTTCTTCTCATGATGCAAATCAGATATCGACAGCTATCTCTAGTCCTTTAACCTCTTCAACCAGCATGGCAAGCTTTAGCTGGATTGGGGCCAGCACCAACGCTACCTCTTCGACCAGCATTGCAAGCTTTGGCTTTACTGGCTTCGGCAATAGCAACACTTCCACTTCCAATGACAATAGTTTTCGGTCAAATGCAGCTGTATCTGTTTTCAATTTTGGTGCCTCTGTGGATCCATCCAGTGCATTACTTGCACCATCAACTACTACTATCTCAGAAGTGTCTGAGCTAAAGAACAAAGCTGAGAAAGAACCAAATACTGGCAGCTCTAGTGCAATACAATCAGCTGTTACACCATTTGTGGCTAAAAACTCTGGAAGTGGCCCTAGTAATTCATCTGCAAATAATTTTCAAGGTTTTCTTCCTGCAACTGCCAATAAATCTTCAGTGTCTGATTTTGGACTTGTCTCGCAGAGTACATCCATTCCAATCAGTGCGTCTGGGTCATTACCTTCCCTTAACATGAGTGGCAGCATGTCTTTGACCACTTCCCTTTCCCATCCCCAGTTTAATCCAAACCAAAGTTTGGGCTTTAGTACTTCAGCTTCCTCATCAGAGACCAGCATGGTTAAATCTGGTAGTGGACCAACATCGAGTGTTGGCAAATTTGGTGCAAACTCCACTTTATCAGGTGACAGTGCAGTCAGCTTGAACGCCCCTGCTACCCCTGGCATATTTGGTTTTGGTTTAGGTTTAAGTTCCTCCGCTGATCCAGTCAGTGCAGTTGGCTCGACAAATGGTGTCACTCCCCCAGTAGTCAGTTTTGGTGATGATTCCGTGGCAACTTCAGTAACTAACAATGCTAACTCTTCGAGCATTGGCACATCTGGTATATTTAATTTTGGTGCTAGCTCTTCAGCTTCCACACCAGCAGCTTTAAACATATTTGGCTCTACTTGGGAAAGTCCGAAGCCTTTGGCCTTTAGTTCAACATTTACTACTTCCTCTCCATCCAGTGTATTTTCATTTGGTACGTCGGCTTCTACCACTGCTCCTGCAAATGCTACATCCACAGTTTTTAGTTCACAGTCTGGTCCCTCATCCAGCCCAATTTTTCCATTTTCGACATCTTCTCCTGCATTTTCATTACCCTCTGTTTCCCTTAACCAGCCAATATTTGGTAATAGACCACCTAGTTTTACAGCGTCTCCAAGTAGCGGTGACCAAATGAATGCTGAAGACAGCATGGCTGAGGATCCAGTGCAATCCTCTGCACCTTCTATTCCTATATTTGGTCAGCCAACCATTTCTCCTCCCCCTGCTGGCTTTATGTTTGGATCGGCAGCTCCACCCTTGTCAAATCCTTTCCAATTTAGCGGCCAACAAAATCAAATTGCTCCACTAAATCCATCTCCCTTTCAGGCTTCAGGTAGCCTAGAATTCAATAATGGTGGTAGTTTCTCATTGGGGAGTGGTGGTGCTGACAAATCGAATCGAAAGTTTGTCAAAGTAAATAGAAATAAGAACCGGAAGAGGTGA
- the LOC142533708 gene encoding nuclear pore complex protein NUP1 isoform X1 produces MATSSEDGVSAAAYGGVGAGGKFRKKPFRRAHLPTTPYDRPLTAGISNSYNGSSKNPGLFAKLVVDPASKLISYGARRFFSSVFRKRLPSPPPQAQEVNCPLSDELQVAVSDCDVLKCGGGTSSLLLCGSADDGISELEQLLKQKTFSRSEIDHLTGLLQSRAAVESPSVGPKKSEGGAPDFERHQPFASSLSEECMQDEDRSLRVMSSPIINSRVIEDDMVPPAELAKAYMGHRPSKISPSNLGTRNQVRREDAGLLSNVPFASKSPNMSLNMTTSVGRGDPNNGFITPKSRGRSAIYNMARTPYSRVHPISIKKEIGSTNNFYGGLSIPSSSSSLVEQNEKIEAKSMTLKRRRSVLDDDPGSVGPMRRLRQKPYLLASKIPVIAHGVESGSDLALVTSKQKLPLVVEQKNRVSKIAGQNEDDSTPSASYACVSSKSTEVAARILQHLEKLTPMEKSSESKLAAVREKSTFRLTPSMLRGQALRSMEGVDSSKLLLAVQDDQKLEDRSDVALSHDRDSTFERTGKVENGDKETVIVSAMLNPAVKNEFLESSSIPGPSITADSAVKNSVAERPQTKRAFRMSAQEDFLELDDDEHSYGLATRPLAEGRGRPNAHTLGNKRSDNEEPKHLKTTSQPEAKLPVVSSKTTESSNPRAPMIETGNDGISLSLSERENVAIQSDVLSQSVISFEKANGTNDSVPWFRLGSQAVDNTPRLPSVSVNVKPESKSENSISLLEAVSTADGSKMETPESDQGVSLDPLKTRDANGKAHTATFVSNGPLISRAPAVSFTTTSSHDANQISTAISSPLTSSTSMASFSWIGASTNATSSTSIASFGFTGFGNSNTSTSNDNSFRSNAAVSVFNFGASVDPSSALLAPSTTTISEVSELKNKAEKEPNTGSSSAIQSAVTPFVAKNSGSGPSNSSANNFQGFLPATANKSSVSDFGLVSQSTSIPISASGSLPSLNMSGSMSLTTSLSHPQFNPNQSLGFSTSASSSETSMVKSGSGPTSSVGKFGANSTLSGDSAVSLNAPATPGIFGFGLGLSSSADPVSAVGSTNGVTPPVVSFGDDSVATSVTNNANSSSIGTSGIFNFGASSSASTPAALNIFGSTWESPKPLAFSSTFTTSSPSSVFSFGTSASTTAPANATSTVFSSQSGPSSSPIFPFSTSSPAFSLPSVSLNQPIFGNRPPSFTASPSSGDQMNAEDSMAEDPVQSSAPSIPIFGQPTISPPPAGFMFGSAAPPLSNPFQFSGQQNQIAPLNPSPFQASGSLEFNNGGSFSLGSGGADKSNRKFVKVNRNKNRKR; encoded by the exons ATGGCGACGTCGAGTGAAGACGGAGTCTCGGCCGCCGCATACGGCGGCGTTGGAGCAGGAGGTAAGTTCCGAAAGAAGCCCTTCCGCAGAGCACACCTCCCTACGACGCCTTACGATCGTCCCCTCACTGCGGGAATCAGCAATTCTTACAATGGTAGCAGTAAAAACCCTGGCTTGTTCGCGAAGCTCGTGGTGGATCCTGCCTCCAAGCTTATATCATATGGGGCCCGCCGCTTCTTCTCCTCGGTTTTTCGCAAACGCCTACCTTCGCCGCCTCCGCAGGCACAAG AGGTAAATTGTCCTTTGAGTGATGAGCTTCAGGTGGCAGTTTCTGAT TGCGATGTGCTAAAGTGCGGAGGTGGTACTAGCAGCCTGCTGTTGTGTGGTTCAGCTGATGATGGAATCTCTGAGCTCGAGCAATTGCTGAAGCAGAAGACTTTTAGCAG GTCTGAGATCGATCATCTGACAGGACTATTGCAATCAAGGGCTGCTGTAGAATCACCCAGTGTTGGTCCCAAAAAAAGTGAAGGAGGAGCACCAGATTTTGAAAGGCATCAACCATTTGCAAGTAGTCTGTCGGAAGAATGTATGCAGGACGAGGATAGATCGCTTAGGGTTATGTCATCTCCTATTATAAATTCAAGA GTCATTGAGGATGATATGGTGCCTCCAGCTGAACTTGCAAAAGCTTACATGGGCCATAGACCTTCTAAAATATCCCCATCAAACTTAGGGACTCGTAATCAAGTTCGTAGAGAAGATGCAGGATTGCTTTCTAATGTACCTTTCGCTTccaaatctcccaacatgtcaTTGAATATGACTACTTCTGTTGGCCGTGGTGATCCTAACAATGGTTTTATAACTCCAAAATCTCGAGGCAGATCGGCGATTTACAACATGGCGCGTACCCCATATTCTAGAGTTCATCCAATTTCCATTAAAAAG GAAATCGGATCGACCAACAATTTCTACGGTGGACTGTCAATAccctcatcatcttcttctctAGTCGagcaaaatgaaaaaattgaagcCAAGTCAATG ACCTTGAAACGCAGGAGGTCGGTCTTAGATGATGATCCTGGGTCTGTTGGTCCCATGCGGAGACTCAGGCAGAAACCTTATCTATTAGCTTCTAAAATTCCTGTGATTGCACATGGAGTGGAAAGTGGTTCTGATCTTGCACTGGTGACTTCAAAGCAAAAGCTTCCTTTAGTTGTTGAACAGAAAAATAGGGTCTCAAAAATTGCTGGGCAAAATGAGGATGACAGCACTCCAAGTGCCAGTTATGCTTGTGTCTCTTCCAAATCTACTGAGGTTGCTGCAAGAATTTTGCAGCATCTTGAAAAGTTGACTCCAATGGAAAAGTCATCTGAATCCAAGCTGGCTGCTGTGCGAGAGAAATCCACTTTTAGATTGACACCCAGTATGCTTCGTGGACAAGCTCTCAGGAGCATGGAGGGCGTGGATTCTTCGAAGTTGCTGCTGGCTGTTCAAGATGATCAAAAGTTGGAGGATAGGTCTGATGTCGCTTTATCTCATGACCGAGATTCTACTTTTGAAAGGACTGGAAAGGTTGAAAATGGTGATAAAGAAACTGTAATAGTCTCTGCCATGTTGAATCCTGCAGTGAAGAACGAATTTCTTGAGTCCTCTTCGATTCCTGGCCCCAGTATAACTGCTGATTCAGCAGTAAAAAATAGTGTAGCTGAACGTCCTCAAACTAAGAGAGCATTTAGGATGAGTGCACAAGAG GATTTTTTGGAGCTGGATGATGATGAACATTCTTATGGGCTTGCAACTAGACCTTTGGCAGAAGGGAGAGGACGGCCTAATGCACATACTCTCGGAAACAAACGCTCTGATAATGAAGAACCCAAACATTTGAAAACTACTAGTCAACCAGAAGCGAAGTTACCTGTTGTATCAAGCAAAACAACTGAAAGCAGTAATCCTAGAGCTCCCATGATTGAAACAGGAAATGATGGCATTTCTCTCTCTTTGTCAGAGAGAGAAAATGTAGCAATCCAATCAGATGTTCTTTCTCAGTCGGTCATTTCGTTTGAAAAAGCAAATGGAACTAATGATTCAGTTCCCTGGTTCAGATTGGGCTCTCAAGCTGTTGATAATACTCCTCGGTTGCCTTCGGTATCAGTCAATGTGAAACCAGAATCTAAGTCTGAGAACTCTATCAG CTTATTGGAGGCTGTTTCTACTGCTGATGGCTCTAAGATGGAAACACCCGAGTCTGATCAAGGTGTATCCCTTGATCCTTTAAAGACAAGAGATGCAAATGGAAAGGCTCATACTGCGACATTTGTATCAAATGGGCCCCTTATTTCTAGGGCTCCTGCAGTGTCATTTACCACAACTTCTTCTCATGATGCAAATCAGATATCGACAGCTATCTCTAGTCCTTTAACCTCTTCAACCAGCATGGCAAGCTTTAGCTGGATTGGGGCCAGCACCAACGCTACCTCTTCGACCAGCATTGCAAGCTTTGGCTTTACTGGCTTCGGCAATAGCAACACTTCCACTTCCAATGACAATAGTTTTCGGTCAAATGCAGCTGTATCTGTTTTCAATTTTGGTGCCTCTGTGGATCCATCCAGTGCATTACTTGCACCATCAACTACTACTATCTCAGAAGTGTCTGAGCTAAAGAACAAAGCTGAGAAAGAACCAAATACTGGCAGCTCTAGTGCAATACAATCAGCTGTTACACCATTTGTGGCTAAAAACTCTGGAAGTGGCCCTAGTAATTCATCTGCAAATAATTTTCAAGGTTTTCTTCCTGCAACTGCCAATAAATCTTCAGTGTCTGATTTTGGACTTGTCTCGCAGAGTACATCCATTCCAATCAGTGCGTCTGGGTCATTACCTTCCCTTAACATGAGTGGCAGCATGTCTTTGACCACTTCCCTTTCCCATCCCCAGTTTAATCCAAACCAAAGTTTGGGCTTTAGTACTTCAGCTTCCTCATCAGAGACCAGCATGGTTAAATCTGGTAGTGGACCAACATCGAGTGTTGGCAAATTTGGTGCAAACTCCACTTTATCAGGTGACAGTGCAGTCAGCTTGAACGCCCCTGCTACCCCTGGCATATTTGGTTTTGGTTTAGGTTTAAGTTCCTCCGCTGATCCAGTCAGTGCAGTTGGCTCGACAAATGGTGTCACTCCCCCAGTAGTCAGTTTTGGTGATGATTCCGTGGCAACTTCAGTAACTAACAATGCTAACTCTTCGAGCATTGGCACATCTGGTATATTTAATTTTGGTGCTAGCTCTTCAGCTTCCACACCAGCAGCTTTAAACATATTTGGCTCTACTTGGGAAAGTCCGAAGCCTTTGGCCTTTAGTTCAACATTTACTACTTCCTCTCCATCCAGTGTATTTTCATTTGGTACGTCGGCTTCTACCACTGCTCCTGCAAATGCTACATCCACAGTTTTTAGTTCACAGTCTGGTCCCTCATCCAGCCCAATTTTTCCATTTTCGACATCTTCTCCTGCATTTTCATTACCCTCTGTTTCCCTTAACCAGCCAATATTTGGTAATAGACCACCTAGTTTTACAGCGTCTCCAAGTAGCGGTGACCAAATGAATGCTGAAGACAGCATGGCTGAGGATCCAGTGCAATCCTCTGCACCTTCTATTCCTATATTTGGTCAGCCAACCATTTCTCCTCCCCCTGCTGGCTTTATGTTTGGATCGGCAGCTCCACCCTTGTCAAATCCTTTCCAATTTAGCGGCCAACAAAATCAAATTGCTCCACTAAATCCATCTCCCTTTCAGGCTTCAGGTAGCCTAGAATTCAATAATGGTGGTAGTTTCTCATTGGGGAGTGGTGGTGCTGACAAATCGAATCGAAAGTTTGTCAAAGTAAATAGAAATAAGAACCGGAAGAGGTGA